One window of Planktothrix sp. FACHB-1365 genomic DNA carries:
- a CDS encoding DUF4238 domain-containing protein has translation MNEQLLLNKMQKSKSEDQEKVLALMNDENYNQHYVPRSILKNFKREGSPLFCLRKDKNGHIKGTSIKRLCAQKGFYSFTVVSDKDKNISRKLNYDQKAFTKLDDKIAPIIKNLLDSHSVDVLTNDDKKSLAKYVVYQLFRTPAARQTATSMSSDESEGKQIQGLNLLDTDFMNNLSNIIYNLRLKLIEANEGVNFIISDAPVLCSPTAEGIYFPISPEYCLCYQKEDTDTLDAICINQLEFSVSCTFNIAQSESTLIDIRENKHKEHIENFCKEAPLSYWKCILSKNYDYLTTKEFEDNIYDEFKDWLYWLNWLN, from the coding sequence ATGAATGAACAATTACTACTCAATAAAATGCAAAAATCAAAATCAGAAGATCAAGAAAAAGTTTTAGCTTTGATGAATGATGAAAACTATAATCAACATTATGTTCCTCGCTCAATTCTTAAAAATTTTAAGAGAGAGGGTTCACCTTTATTTTGTTTGAGGAAAGATAAGAATGGGCATATTAAGGGTACAAGTATTAAGCGCCTGTGTGCCCAAAAAGGTTTCTATTCTTTTACTGTTGTATCAGATAAAGATAAAAATATAAGTCGAAAACTTAATTATGACCAAAAGGCTTTTACTAAACTTGATGATAAAATAGCTCCAATAATCAAGAATTTACTGGATAGCCACAGTGTTGATGTCTTGACTAATGATGATAAAAAAAGCCTTGCAAAGTATGTTGTATATCAATTGTTTAGGACACCTGCTGCTAGACAAACCGCTACATCCATGTCTTCAGATGAAAGCGAAGGAAAGCAAATTCAAGGCTTGAATTTATTGGACACAGACTTTATGAACAATCTATCTAATATCATTTACAATCTTAGATTAAAACTGATAGAAGCTAATGAAGGTGTAAATTTTATTATCTCGGATGCTCCTGTATTATGCTCTCCAACAGCAGAAGGAATTTATTTTCCTATCAGCCCAGAGTATTGCTTATGTTATCAAAAGGAAGATACTGATACACTAGATGCTATATGTATTAATCAACTAGAGTTTTCAGTCTCATGTACATTTAATATTGCTCAAAGCGAATCTACATTAATAGACATTAGGGAAAATAAGCATAAAGAGCATATAGAGAATTTCTGCAAAGAAGCTCCCCTTTCTTACTGGAAGTGTATATTAAGCAAGAATTATGATTATTTAACTACTAAAGAATTTGAGGATAATATATATGACGAATTTAAAGACTGGCTATACTGGTTAAATTGGTTAAATTGA
- a CDS encoding DUF5615 family PIN-like protein — protein sequence MTIWVDAHLSPAIAIWITNTFGVTAVALRDVGLRDAEDPEIFEAAKAQGVIMMTKDSDFVDLVDRLGSPPQIIWLTCGNTSNARLREILSGTLPRALELLETGETLVEIRGD from the coding sequence ATGACAATCTGGGTAGATGCACACCTATCTCCTGCAATAGCAATCTGGATTACTAACACATTTGGAGTGACAGCAGTAGCATTGCGAGATGTTGGACTTAGAGATGCTGAAGATCCTGAAATCTTTGAAGCCGCAAAAGCACAAGGCGTTATTATGATGACTAAAGATAGTGATTTTGTTGATTTAGTTGATCGATTGGGTTCACCGCCACAAATTATTTGGTTGACTTGTGGTAATACCTCTAATGCTAGGCTGCGCGAGATTTTAAGCGGAACATTACCTAGAGCATTAGAACTTTTGGAAACTGGGGAGACGTTAGTGGAAATCAGAGGAGACTAA
- a CDS encoding DUF433 domain-containing protein, whose product MSTLLERITINPRQCGGRPCIRGMRIRVSDVLDLFAAGLTAEDILEEMPDLEADDLKASLLYASRKLNHPVLVA is encoded by the coding sequence ATGTCAACCCTGCTGGAAAGAATCACAATTAATCCCAGGCAATGTGGTGGTCGTCCCTGTATTCGAGGGATGAGAATTCGGGTGTCAGATGTGTTAGACTTGTTTGCGGCTGGACTAACTGCTGAAGATATATTGGAAGAAATGCCTGATCTCGAAGCAGATGATTTGAAAGCATCTCTTTTGTATGCCTCGCGGAAACTTAATCACCCGGTATTAGTAGCATGA
- a CDS encoding type II toxin-antitoxin system VapC family toxin has product MIILDTHIWIWWVDDHPKLSPQNRDIIQAHQTSGIGISIISCWEIAKLVEKNRLTFECSIEEWLELALKYPGIQLLPLNLPIILESTRLSGFHADPADQIIVATAKINGLSLITQDEKILIYFKNKTP; this is encoded by the coding sequence ATGATCATCCTAGACACTCATATCTGGATTTGGTGGGTTGATGATCATCCTAAACTCTCACCCCAAAACCGCGACATCATTCAAGCACATCAAACAAGTGGTATAGGAATCAGTATCATTTCTTGCTGGGAAATTGCCAAATTAGTCGAAAAAAATAGACTAACTTTTGAGTGTTCTATAGAAGAATGGCTCGAACTCGCCCTAAAATACCCCGGTATTCAATTGCTACCATTAAACCTGCCAATTATCTTAGAATCTACTCGACTTTCTGGATTTCATGCAGATCCCGCCGATCAAATTATCGTCGCAACGGCTAAGATTAACGGCTTATCATTAATTACTCAGGATGAAAAAATATTAATTTATTTTAAAAACAAAACACCATGA